In Myripristis murdjan chromosome 5, fMyrMur1.1, whole genome shotgun sequence, the genomic stretch CCAGATAGCCGAAGGCACTGATCCGGTTTGCCATGTCTCTGCCCTCCTCCGGCTTGACCGGCTCCTAGAAAAATACATGTAACGCGTTCAAACCCACGTTGAGATAATGCCTGGACTGATAGAATATCATCtgtaaaacatgtcagcatcatgacTGTGCACATAAATTAAAGTGGACCGTATGGATAAACGTGTTGGGTGAACAATGTCTGTTTGACCATGTAAATCCATAACACTTGAACTGATGAGTTTGTGCTACTCTTTGTCAAACAGCTCCTGAGCTCCAGAGAAAGGAAAAGCTGACAGTGGTCTCTGAAAGAGTCAGAGAGCTTTGTCAACATATTCCTATTATCATGACCAGCTGGACctggagacagacacagaatgGCTGGTAGTGGACAAACCACCACGTTACTGTCACTCTATGACAGGGGCCAGTCACAGCCTTTTCAAAGCGCTTGCCACTGTTTGCTCAGGAGGTCTATCAACTGTGGAGGTGAGTGACGTGGCCGAGAAAAAattttggattgtttttttaaaaaagaggaaTGGGCAGTCCAGGTCTCTTATCGGTCCtaaatatgaggaaaaactTGATTTACAGTACATCAACGTTGATTAATTATGTGATTTAagccctcctcctttcctgaATGGCTGTATCAGTCGAAATATGATCTGTAAAGTTGCATTTATATTAGCAACAACTCATCAGAGGTAGGCAAGAACTCCCCAAGCCACACTGAGATGATTCATTGGACTTGAAAGTgacttgactgttttttttttttttttttttttttttttttgatcatctGTATCTTCTGATCCCAAAGTTGCCGTGTCATGAGTGAAACACTTCAGATCCAGGAGTTAGTTCATTATCAGTGAGTGATGTTAGGTTGGgtattttcatcatttgaaaaagcttttgcaggttttcatcaTCTGTATCTATTGATCCCAAAGTCACACTGATATGAGTGATGGAATCTGGATAGAATTTCCTATTGACTGAGAATGACAATTACGCCCCTCCCCTTTCTTGaatgacttttgtttttttgctttttttttttttttaaacaacttttAACCAATTGGTCCCTGTGAtgcacaaaatgtttcattgtTTATATTCATTGATTcatgccctgcgatggactggtgacctgtccagggtgtttccctgccttccgcccagtgagcgctgggataggctccagcaaccccccgcaaCCCttttgatgaatgaatgaatgaatgaatgaatattcattcattcaacagtTGCATTGGCATAAGTGACAGCTTACTGGACCCGATGAACTGTTTTTTATGGTCTATAGCTTCTGATCAAAGTTGCCCTAATGACAGCTGTAATTGCCTAACTATGGCAGATTTCACTGATAACAACACTGGCAACAACAAACTAAGGAATAAAGCATGAGCTGCAACTGGTGGGAATACAGTAAACGAGAGGCAGACGCACAGCAAAAACTGtatatgcagatgtgtgtgtgtgtgtgtatgtgtgtgagaatgtgtgcacTCAGTGAACATTATGTGGAGAAGCTCACACAACTgctttagtttaaaaaaaaaatgtatctctCTGACACAAAATATATggcaataatgaaaataattactaCATATACTATAAATGatataaatattatttgtattaAAATCCAATAATATTACATGACTGTAGAACTGAAGAAAGTGCAGTTATTAAAGTTGTTAAAGCTATTAATTTATTACACACGTCAGCAATCAAAGGTGCATGAGTGCTCTTGAGTGTGTGTAGAATCTGTTTTGACCTAAGAACAAATcctaaataagaaaacattgcTAAGTAGCTTAGTAATCTTTGTGAAAACTACATAGATGGGTTTTAAGAAGAAATTTGTTCTTAAGAACGGatggtgaatgaggcccattgtTTTGAGTAAGTGAGCTCAATTAGGCTTTTGAATTTGGTTTCATAGATCCAAATTTGATGTGACTCATCACAAATTAAGTGCATCTTAATTATTGAAACAGTATAGACAGCTGTGAGTGAGAGCGACTGAAGTATCAGCATTTGGTGATTTGGGCTGAGAAAGTGTCTATTTACACGAGACATGGCAAAGCAGGGCACCACAGGGCTGTCTGGGCAGAGGTTAATGGCTTTAGTACCTGCTTCATCTTGGCCAGCTCTCTCCGTGTGTGCTCATCATTCCTCAGGTCCTTCTTGTTCCCCACCAGGATGATTGGGACATTGGGACAGAAGTGTTTCACCTCAGGCGTCCACTTCTCAGGAATATTTTCTGTCcggagagagacaaaaatgaactgaaacagaCTAGgggggacagaaaaaaagggagggggcAGAGTCACTGTGCAGAACCCTTCCCATGATGGCCTGCTCAGCAGCCTGCCCTAAGGCAAAGATGTTTTTAGCTGCACTAATCCTGCTTCCCATCAACTCCATTAAAGCATTTAACAAACAGATAAGTTTTGGCTCCAATGAACTGCCCTGATTCTTTAAAAGTAAGTATGAGCACATGACATTACTTTTAGAGGGCGTCAAGGCGACAGTGTCACTTCTTCATACTTTGTTATATTTGTCATGTCGTTATTATATGCCATCATGTCTGTCCATGCATTTCTGTGCTGTTGCAAACCGGAGTTGTTGCCAGGACTACCTTGAAAAAGACGGTTTTTATTCTCGGCGGGACTGAGctggttaaataaagattttaattgaataatGTGTCACAAGTTGTGTCTTACCTAAGCTGTCAGGGCTGTCAATGGAGAAGCACATGAGGATGACATCTGTGTCAGGGTAGGATAGAGGCCTCAATCTGTCATAGTCTTCTTGGCCCGCAGTGTCCCACAGTGCCAGCTCCACCTGGGACACACCAAAAAGAAAGGGGCGGGGGGTTAAAAGTCTTCCTTTATATTGATCCCTCTATGCATTTGTGTATTGTGAGCTCCGTCTTACATCAGACTCTTGTTGCTTGGTGCTAAAAACAGACTCTTCCTTTATTCTGTTATCCGGATTCATCCTAAACTGAGCATGCTGCCATGTTGCTGTTAATCTgtaattttgtcatttgagCCTAAGGACTTCATATCAATCAAAGCCTCAGCAGCTTGCCTAATCTAGGGAGTTGATCTAATATTGCCCACTGTCCCTTGTCAATAAACTCATGTCATCATGCCACAGTGCATTCTGGTGAGAGCACCATCATAGGAGAATAGTGTTAGAGCTTTTGTTGGGGCGTTTTGCTGCCAGTGGTAAATCTT encodes the following:
- the rhoca gene encoding ras homolog family member Ca, which translates into the protein MAAIRKKLVIVGDGACGKTCLLIVFSKDQFPEVYVPTVFENYIADIEVDGKQVELALWDTAGQEDYDRLRPLSYPDTDVILMCFSIDSPDSLENIPEKWTPEVKHFCPNVPIILVGNKKDLRNDEHTRRELAKMKQEPVKPEEGRDMANRISAFGYLECSAKTKDGVREVFEMATRAALQVRKRKKRSGCLLF